CATGGGTACCATATCTAAAAAAAACCTGTCTTCGCTAAATCCTGAAATTGATCTATCTAAAGTGATTAAACGTGTTCAATACCCTAGCTTTATTGTGCGAATGACTAATTTAGTAACAGAGCAAATACCTATCATCATCACTAAGCCCATAGGAGAAGCCCCGCGCGGTTATCAATTTTTAAATATCTGGCCCTATCGCTTACTTCTTACAGTACAAGGACCTGAAGATACTTTAAAACGGCTCAAAGAAAAAGAGTTAAGGCTTACTTTAAACCTTAATGAAGTGAAAAAATCACAACTTGATGCTCTAGACCACGTTGAACAAGAGGTCATTAGCTTTTTTGTACCTGATTATTGGACACAGATTAAAGTGCCTTCTTTAAGCGATGTTCCTATCTCTATCGATGATCCAAACGCAAAATTACTTAGAATAGATTTTATTCGTTCTAGCTTTTCTCCTCTCAATTACGCTATCCCTGTATCTTTATTCTTTCCTATTGAAACCTTAAACAAATTAAACCCCGATACAGTGCAATTAGCTGAATCTACTTTGTTGAAAAAAATACACGGACAAGGCGTCCTTCAGATTCCTCTTTTAGTTAATGGATTGGGACCTCGCTTTTTAAATCTTATTGAAAAAATGATTCAGATCGAAATTATCGTTATACCACACGCTAAGCAAGAAAGGCTTTCTTGGAATGTACAACTGGTTAATCCCAGGCAATTAGAAAACCAATATGTACAAGCTTTTAACGGAGAGCTCGTCGATCCAGATATTTTGCTATTAGCTCCTATACTAAGAGAGGAGTACTTAAGAAATCGCTTTCGCAGTTATGTAAATCGTCTGCTATTATTCAAAACCGATGAAACAAAACTAAATCTATCTATTTCCCTAAAAAAAAACGTAATTACTATCGAAGAAATGGATTCTTCTGTTAGCCTTACAACACCATCTAATTTGTAATAAATGAAATATCAAATCACCCTTTTAAAAAGCAGCCTTACACAAACAGGTGGATTAGAAAAATACACTTGGCAGATAGCACAAAGATTTTGTCAAAAAAATCTTCCCGTAACTCTATTAACAACAGGAGCTTCTCATCCTCCGTTTATATCAGATTACCTTAACATCGTTTCTTTTCCCATTGACTATCGATTAAGCGTTTTGAATCTATTGCAATTTAATCGTTGCTGCGCTCAATACATAAAAAAGCATCCTACGCCGATTATTTTTGGATTAGATCGCAATCAATTTCAAACGCATATTCGTGCAGGAAATGGAGTCCATGCAGCTTATTTAAACTACCGAGCACAAGAAGAAGGGGTATATAAAAAGCTTAGCTTCTTTTTTAACCCCTTACATCAAATGACTTTACAATTGGAAAAGAAAGCTTTTGAGCACCCAGAATTACAGATTTTATTTACAAATTCGCATCTTGTTAAACAAGAAGTGCTCTCTCACTATGATATTGCTCCAGAAAAAATACAAGTTGTACATAATGGAGTAGAATGGACTGCCTTGGAGCCTCATTTTCAAAGTTGGCATCAAAAAAAACAAACTATTCTCCAGGAATTAAAACTCCCTTCTTCTTGCTACCACTTCTTATTCATTGGAAATAATTACCGCCGTAAAGGGTTATCTAAATTGCTACAAGCTCTTTCTTTGATAGACAATCAGAGCTTTCATTTAAGTGTAATTGGAAAAGAATATCATTTAGCAGACTTTGAACAACAAGTATCAGAGCTAAATCTAGAATCTAAAGTCACCTTCTTTGGGCCTAGAAATGACACCTATCAATTCTATCAATACGCTGATTCTTTAGTTATCCCTTCTTTCTATGATCCTTTTGCCAATGTTACAGTTGAGGCTCTTGCTATGGGCTTATTCGTCGTGTCCTCTGCACGTAATGGCGGCTCAGAAATTCTATCCCCTACTAATGGAACCGTAATTGAGTCTTTAGAAGATATATCCTCATTTGCTCAAGCTCTACATACAGCCCTTTCTCATCCCAAGACAGAGAAAAGCGCGGTTGCTATTCGCGAATCTGTAAAAAGCTTCGATTTTTCCCATCAATTAGATCGCATGGTTGAATTAATCTTAGATCCTGTTTAAAATCTTTTCAAAAGTAGAGCAATAAAAGCAAGAACCACCATATTCAGGCTTGCATGTAGTTTTCTTTCCCAATTTTTCCATAGCCTGCGACATTTTTCTATCCACGCAAAAGAACGCTCTACAACCCATCTTTTGGGAATAACTGTAAAAGTATGAAGTGTATTTCTTTTGGCTATTTCTAATATGCATCCTAATATCTCCTGCACACTCTTTGCAAATTTTTCTCCGGAATATCCTCCAATGGTTTTTATGTAGTGAAAATGCTTCTATACACCCATTTCTGTCAGTGATATTAGCAGTGGTAATGTGAATCGCATGAGGGAGCCCTTGGGTATCGACTGCTATATGTCTTTTTATTCCTGATATTTTTCCCCCTGCATCATATCCTTATCTTCTCCGCTGTATCAGTATTTTTAACACTTTGAGCATCAATAATTAAAAAGCTTGTTTTCTCTTTCCGACCACTGCTTTTAAGGAATCCTTCCATTTTATACTCCTTATGAAAAAGGAGCCAGAATCATTTTTTATCTCTCAATTATCAAGCAAAATCTTCATGCGTTGGCCCTGACATACGCCACTGGCAACCACTTTTTAAAATGTACAAAATTCCACAAAAAATATCATATAGATCAACTCTTCGTGGACGTGTTTTTTTGCGTGTAGACTCAAGTATTAGATGGATTTTGTTAAATTGCTTACGAGAGATATCTCTTGGATAAGAGCGGGTCATAATTACCTCCAAAGGTTTTATGAAAACTATCATTATACCTGGCCCTTTCAACCTTGAAGTGCACAAAAAAGAACATATAAATACTTGAAAAAACATCTATTGTGCACCCGAGCATAGCATGTTTGTAGATAATCTCGTAAACACTTCTAGTGGAGTTTCGAAGTTGAGAGCCTTTCTAGGTCTGTTATTTAGTAAAGTTTCCACCCTTTCTATATCCTTGGAAGTCGTATCTAAAAAGCTTTGTGTTTTAGGAAAATATTGCCTAACTAGTCCGTTTGTATGCTCATTTAAGCCTCTTTCCCAAGAATGGTAGGGCGTTGCAAAGTAGAAGTCTGTCTCTAGCTCGAAACTAACCATTTGGTGATAGGCAAATTCTTTTCCGTTGTCTGCTGTTAATGTGTGTACAAAATCTTTGATAGGTTTAAGTTGTTCAATTAACGCTTGACTTACTTCCTCTGCAGTTTTATGAGAAACTTTGGCGAGCTTAGTTAGCTTGGAAGTTCTTTCTACCATTGATACAATTACGCCTTTATGTCCTGCCCCTATGACTGTATCTAGTTCCCAGTCTCCTAAACGAGTCTTTTTTTCTACAATACAAGGCCGTTGCTTAATATCTATACGACCAGGCATGTTCCCTCTTCCAGAAGCTCCCTTTCTCTGCTTGTTATATTTTTTCCCTCGATGACGGAGCTCTCTATAAAGCTGTCCTCCCTGTCGTTTATCTTTCCAGATATGATTATAGATGGTCTCATGACTAACATGTTCTTTACCATGTCTTTTAAGCCATCCGGATATTTGTATAGGGCTCCATTGCAACTTGA
This is a stretch of genomic DNA from Candidatus Rhabdochlamydia oedothoracis. It encodes these proteins:
- a CDS encoding glycosyltransferase family 4 protein yields the protein MKYQITLLKSSLTQTGGLEKYTWQIAQRFCQKNLPVTLLTTGASHPPFISDYLNIVSFPIDYRLSVLNLLQFNRCCAQYIKKHPTPIIFGLDRNQFQTHIRAGNGVHAAYLNYRAQEEGVYKKLSFFFNPLHQMTLQLEKKAFEHPELQILFTNSHLVKQEVLSHYDIAPEKIQVVHNGVEWTALEPHFQSWHQKKQTILQELKLPSSCYHFLFIGNNYRRKGLSKLLQALSLIDNQSFHLSVIGKEYHLADFEQQVSELNLESKVTFFGPRNDTYQFYQYADSLVIPSFYDPFANVTVEALAMGLFVVSSARNGGSEILSPTNGTVIESLEDISSFAQALHTALSHPKTEKSAVAIRESVKSFDFSHQLDRMVELILDPV
- a CDS encoding IS30 family transposase; protein product: MIFNNQTQGETLPKGYHHLTYDQRCQIYILKARGDTSSSIANILKVHHSTISRELKRNKGQRGYRHQQAQEKAFLRKNSQPNKKMTPQIVTRIEEKIKLQWSPIQISGWLKRHGKEHVSHETIYNHIWKDKRQGGQLYRELRHRGKKYNKQRKGASGRGNMPGRIDIKQRPCIVEKKTRLGDWELDTVIGAGHKGVIVSMVERTSKLTKLAKVSHKTAEEVSQALIEQLKPIKDFVHTLTADNGKEFAYHQMVSFELETDFYFATPYHSWERGLNEHTNGLVRQYFPKTQSFLDTTSKDIERVETLLNNRPRKALNFETPLEVFTRLSTNMLCSGAQ